In the genome of Streptomyces sp. NBC_00190, one region contains:
- a CDS encoding DUF6777 domain-containing protein — protein sequence MLSASGVVVMATAVVLGFTVLGGNKAAGGEVFLQATSAAGPDPFTPSTATESATVAVMPVTAAKSTDAARTLEVNGAYPGLYGGTRNVASCDVEKQIKFLGQHPAKGKAFAAPLRIQQPEIPAYLRSLTPVRLAWDTRVTNHGYKNDAPVGYQAILQAGTPVLVDDRGVPRVRCACGNPLAPPVAVKGKQTYSGKQWSSFRPSGLVAVKPAEKPVKTVTMFDQERKGWYVRPSGDAQGRHDHEVPPPKGQKPDSPYPVLPLPREDSMERPPVQDPEKVPGQEPGKVPDTKPKVVPDQDSNKVPEQKPDTKPEQKPDTKPEKEPEQNPQKEPDTKPEQKPDTKPEQKPDTKPEQKPDTKPEQKPDTKPEQKPDTKPEQKPDTKPEQKPDTKPEQKPDTKPEQKPDTKPEQKPDTKPEKEPEQNPQKEPDTKPEKVPEQKQEKVPDTSPQKVPDTKPEQKPDTKPEQKPEQKVPDTSPQKVPEQKQEKVPDTSPQKVPDTKPEQKPEQKVPDTSPQKVPEQKQEKVPDTSPQKVPDTKPEQKPEQKPDTSPQKVPDTSPEKVPDQNQNQNPETGQNQDSDTQSGNEEQSG from the coding sequence GTGCTGAGCGCCAGCGGCGTGGTGGTCATGGCGACGGCAGTGGTCCTCGGCTTCACCGTCCTGGGCGGGAACAAGGCAGCCGGGGGAGAGGTCTTCCTCCAGGCCACCTCGGCGGCCGGCCCCGATCCGTTCACCCCGTCGACGGCCACGGAGTCCGCGACCGTCGCGGTCATGCCCGTAACCGCTGCCAAGTCGACGGACGCCGCGCGCACGCTCGAGGTCAACGGTGCGTACCCGGGGCTGTACGGAGGTACACGGAACGTCGCGAGCTGCGACGTCGAGAAGCAGATCAAATTCCTGGGGCAGCACCCGGCCAAGGGGAAGGCCTTCGCCGCCCCGCTGCGCATCCAGCAGCCCGAGATCCCCGCCTATCTGCGGTCACTGACGCCCGTTCGGCTGGCCTGGGACACGCGGGTCACCAACCACGGGTACAAGAACGACGCGCCCGTCGGTTATCAGGCGATCCTGCAGGCGGGCACGCCCGTCCTGGTCGACGACCGTGGTGTCCCGCGTGTGCGCTGCGCTTGCGGCAACCCGCTGGCCCCGCCCGTCGCCGTCAAGGGCAAGCAGACGTACAGCGGCAAGCAGTGGTCGTCGTTCCGGCCCTCCGGCCTCGTTGCGGTCAAACCCGCCGAGAAGCCGGTGAAGACCGTCACGATGTTCGACCAGGAGCGCAAGGGATGGTACGTGCGCCCGAGCGGAGACGCGCAGGGCAGGCATGACCACGAGGTGCCTCCTCCCAAGGGCCAGAAGCCCGACTCGCCGTACCCGGTCCTGCCCCTGCCCCGCGAGGACTCTATGGAGAGGCCCCCTGTCCAGGACCCGGAGAAGGTCCCGGGCCAGGAGCCCGGAAAGGTGCCGGACACCAAGCCGAAGGTGGTGCCTGACCAGGACTCGAACAAGGTGCCGGAGCAGAAGCCGGACACCAAGCCCGAGCAGAAGCCTGACACCAAGCCGGAGAAGGAGCCCGAGCAGAACCCGCAGAAGGAGCCGGACACGAAGCCGGAGCAGAAGCCGGACACGAAGCCGGAGCAGAAGCCGGACACGAAGCCGGAGCAGAAGCCGGACACGAAGCCGGAGCAGAAGCCGGACACCAAGCCGGAGCAGAAGCCGGACACCAAGCCGGAGCAGAAGCCGGACACCAAGCCCGAGCAGAAGCCGGACACCAAGCCCGAGCAGAAGCCGGACACGAAGCCCGAGCAGAAGCCGGACACCAAGCCCGAGCAGAAGCCGGACACCAAGCCGGAGAAGGAGCCCGAGCAGAACCCCCAGAAGGAGCCGGACACGAAGCCGGAGAAGGTGCCTGAGCAGAAGCAGGAGAAGGTGCCGGACACGAGCCCGCAGAAGGTGCCGGACACGAAGCCGGAGCAGAAGCCGGACACGAAGCCCGAGCAGAAGCCGGAGCAGAAGGTCCCGGACACGAGCCCGCAGAAGGTGCCTGAGCAGAAGCAGGAGAAGGTGCCGGACACGAGCCCGCAGAAGGTGCCGGACACGAAGCCCGAGCAGAAGCCGGAGCAGAAGGTCCCGGACACGAGCCCGCAGAAGGTGCCTGAGCAGAAGCAGGAGAAGGTGCCGGACACGAGCCCGCAGAAGGTGCCGGACACGAAGCCCGAGCAGAAGCCGGAGCAGAAGCCGGACACGAGCCCGCAGAAGGTGCCGGACACGAGCCCGGAAAAGGTCCCGGACCAGAACCAGAACCAGAACCCGGAGACCGGCCAGAACCAGGACTCCGACACGCAGTCGGGCAACGAGGAACAGTCCGGATGA
- a CDS encoding class I SAM-dependent methyltransferase has translation MAAEFAGRLGVAPGERWVDIGCGTGAVSRAALDVGGAGEVVGVDSSAGYVHHARRLVSHPRAHFVVGDAMALPVPDAVAGAVVSGLTLNFVSDPARAVSEMARVALPGAVVGAYVWDYAEGMQLIRRFWDAAASLDDRARDLHEGTRFPLCRPDPLRALFAGAGLTSVLVTAIDVPTRFRDFDDYWSPFLGGQGPAPGYAAALPPDRRARLRERLRTSLPAASDGSIPLTARAWMVLGRHGAG, from the coding sequence GTGGCTGCCGAGTTCGCGGGCCGGCTCGGCGTGGCCCCGGGTGAGCGCTGGGTGGACATCGGCTGCGGTACGGGCGCGGTCTCCCGGGCAGCGCTGGATGTGGGCGGGGCCGGCGAGGTGGTCGGCGTGGACTCCTCGGCGGGGTACGTTCACCACGCCCGTCGCCTGGTGTCCCATCCCCGCGCGCATTTCGTCGTCGGCGACGCCATGGCCCTGCCGGTCCCCGACGCCGTGGCCGGCGCCGTCGTCAGCGGGCTGACGCTGAACTTCGTGTCCGATCCGGCGCGAGCCGTGTCCGAAATGGCGCGCGTCGCGCTGCCGGGCGCCGTCGTGGGCGCCTACGTGTGGGACTACGCCGAGGGCATGCAGCTCATCCGCCGCTTCTGGGATGCCGCCGCATCACTCGACGACCGGGCACGCGATCTGCACGAGGGGACACGCTTCCCGCTGTGCCGGCCTGACCCGCTGCGTGCGCTGTTCGCCGGCGCCGGCCTGACGTCCGTGCTCGTCACGGCGATCGACGTACCGACACGCTTCCGCGACTTCGACGACTACTGGTCACCGTTCCTGGGCGGCCAAGGACCCGCCCCGGGTTACGCCGCCGCGCTGCCCCCGGATCGGCGCGCCAGGCTGCGGGAGCGTCTGCGTACCTCCCTCCCCGCTGCCTCCGACGGGTCGATCCCCCTCACCGCCCGAGCCTGGATGGTCCTGGGCCGGCACGGGGCCGGATGA
- a CDS encoding ATP-binding SpoIIE family protein phosphatase: MRETDHGGPSQASASVSDMAAVVLDDEGLVIACSRMAATLLDCSPGQLCAPLLALLPPSGTEAGPGGRLLTVPGGDQADQQAGSVFQVVRLGARSAGAPSSGERWLVLVTQAETAAETAERDSERRRAGLARAAAATIGASLDMTGMAETLVDLLVPDFADLATVDLAEPVLVGDEPPHLAASGDVRLRRAAAAQSPGISAEDLLPVGEALPPVPDSELMRPLMDGRPVLVSDVSALRSALGVDAESLLLFVPSEAHSSVAVPLYARGLVLGCVTVWRSQLPSAFSEEDAALLLDVVSRAALGLDNARRYTREHRSAVALQRSLLPHPALNTPAADAAGIYQPASGGVGVGGDWFDVIPLPSLRVAFVVGDVVGHGLDATAAMARLRTAVQTLADLDLDPGELLTHLDDLVLGFSSEQTSGDVGSEPAVLGATCLYAVYDPVTRHCTAATAGHPPPALLSPGEEPDFVGMTPGPPLGVGGMPFEVTEFGVTPGSMLAFFTDGLVGSRGGDIEEGMERLRTSLAGADPSGPLGDISQSIVDGVLPREPAADDVALLLARTRALSSDQVAEWQLEADLSLVAHARELVLGQLSDWELDDLGFVTELVVSELVTNAIRYAGGPVGLRLIRDRVLVCEVSDPSSTQPRLRRARETDEGGRGLFLIAQVTDRWGSRFTSTGKTIWTEQAIDGASAA; encoded by the coding sequence ATGCGCGAAACGGACCATGGCGGCCCGAGTCAGGCCTCGGCGTCCGTCAGTGACATGGCAGCGGTCGTACTGGACGACGAGGGCTTGGTCATTGCCTGCTCCCGGATGGCTGCGACGCTGCTGGATTGTTCACCGGGCCAGCTGTGTGCTCCTCTGCTGGCGCTGCTTCCGCCCAGCGGAACGGAAGCCGGGCCGGGCGGGCGCCTGCTGACAGTGCCCGGAGGGGACCAAGCGGATCAGCAGGCCGGTTCGGTGTTCCAGGTGGTCCGGCTGGGGGCGCGGTCCGCAGGTGCACCCTCTTCCGGCGAGCGGTGGCTGGTGCTGGTCACGCAGGCCGAAACCGCAGCGGAAACAGCCGAGCGGGACTCGGAGCGACGCAGGGCCGGGCTGGCCCGCGCCGCGGCCGCCACCATCGGGGCCTCCCTGGACATGACGGGCATGGCCGAGACGCTGGTGGATCTGCTCGTCCCTGATTTCGCCGACCTGGCGACCGTGGACCTCGCAGAGCCGGTGCTGGTGGGCGACGAGCCGCCGCACCTCGCCGCCAGCGGTGATGTCCGCCTGCGCCGGGCCGCCGCCGCGCAGAGTCCGGGGATATCCGCGGAGGACCTCCTGCCGGTCGGAGAGGCGCTACCTCCCGTACCGGACAGTGAGCTGATGCGCCCCCTCATGGACGGACGGCCCGTGCTGGTGTCCGACGTCTCCGCTCTCCGTTCGGCGCTCGGCGTGGATGCCGAGAGCCTGCTGCTGTTCGTCCCGAGCGAGGCGCACTCGTCCGTGGCGGTGCCGCTCTACGCGCGAGGCCTCGTCCTCGGCTGCGTCACGGTCTGGCGCAGCCAGTTGCCGTCCGCATTCAGCGAGGAGGACGCGGCCCTCCTGCTGGACGTCGTCTCCAGGGCCGCCCTCGGTCTGGACAACGCCCGCCGCTACACCAGGGAGCACCGGTCGGCGGTGGCCCTGCAGCGGAGCCTGCTGCCGCACCCCGCCCTGAACACCCCTGCCGCGGACGCCGCGGGGATCTATCAGCCGGCGAGCGGCGGCGTGGGAGTCGGCGGGGACTGGTTCGACGTGATCCCCCTGCCGTCGTTGCGCGTGGCGTTCGTCGTCGGAGACGTCGTCGGCCACGGACTCGACGCCACCGCGGCCATGGCGCGACTGCGGACCGCCGTGCAGACCCTGGCGGACCTCGACCTGGATCCGGGCGAGCTGCTCACGCACCTCGACGACCTGGTGCTCGGCTTCTCCAGCGAGCAGACGAGCGGCGACGTCGGCTCCGAGCCGGCCGTGCTCGGAGCGACGTGCCTGTACGCCGTCTACGACCCGGTGACCAGACACTGCACCGCTGCCACGGCGGGACATCCGCCGCCGGCCCTGCTGTCGCCCGGCGAGGAGCCGGACTTCGTCGGCATGACGCCGGGACCGCCGCTGGGCGTGGGCGGAATGCCGTTCGAGGTGACCGAGTTCGGTGTGACGCCCGGCAGCATGCTGGCGTTCTTCACGGACGGACTCGTCGGGAGCCGCGGCGGCGACATCGAGGAGGGGATGGAGAGACTGAGGACCTCGCTCGCCGGCGCGGACCCGAGCGGGCCCCTGGGCGACATCAGCCAGAGCATCGTCGACGGGGTGCTGCCTCGGGAGCCCGCCGCCGACGACGTCGCCCTGCTGCTGGCCCGCACCCGCGCGCTCTCGTCCGACCAGGTCGCCGAGTGGCAGCTCGAAGCCGACCTGTCCCTCGTCGCGCACGCCCGTGAGCTGGTGCTGGGCCAGCTGTCCGACTGGGAGCTGGACGACCTGGGCTTCGTGACGGAGCTCGTCGTCAGCGAGCTCGTCACGAACGCCATCCGCTACGCGGGCGGCCCGGTCGGGCTCCGGCTGATCCGGGACCGGGTGCTGGTCTGCGAGGTGTCCGACCCCAGCAGTACCCAGCCGCGCCTGCGCCGCGCGCGGGAGACGGACGAGGGCGGACGTGGCCTCTTCCTCATCGCCCAGGTCACCGACCGCTGGGGCAGCCGGTTCACCAGTACCGGGAAGACCATCTGGACGGAGCAGGCCATCGACGGCGCCTCAGCGGCGTGA